Proteins from a single region of Pungitius pungitius chromosome 4, fPunPun2.1, whole genome shotgun sequence:
- the tmem208 gene encoding transmembrane protein 208 isoform X1 gives MFASIDQEPPNADVLQGSLAAGSLPKGKVGTKGKKQIYEENEATLKFYIRVILGANAIYAAINFLVFYSSSSFSTWLLLVFALAVYVGSYRSMSAMAKPAFADDGALLDGGIDLNMEQGMAEHLKDVILLTAIVQVLSTISSYFWYLWLLAPARALHMLWVNILGPWFMADSPSAPEEVNEKKQRRQERRQMKRF, from the exons ATGTTTGCCTCCATCGATCAGGAGCCCCCGAATGCTGATGTGTTACAAGGAAGCCTCGCCGCAGGGAGTCTC CCCAAAGGGAAGGTTGGCACAAAGGGAAAGAAGCAGATCTATGAGGAGAACGAGGCGACTCTAAAGTTCTACATCAGAGTCATCCTAGGAGCCAAT GCAATATACGCCGCCATCAATTTTTTGGTTTTCTACAGTTCGTCATCATTTTCGACATGG ctcctgcttGTGTTCGCCCTGGCCGTGTATGTCGGGAGTTACCGCTCCATGTCGGCCATGGCCAAGCCAGCGTTCGCCGATGACGGAGCTCTCCTGGACGGAGGAATAGACTTGAACATGGAGCAGGGAATGGCTGA GCACCTCAAGGACGTCATCCTGCTCACAGCCATAGTGCAAGTGCTCAGCACCATCTCCTCTTATTTCTGGTATCTTTGGCTTCTG GCCCCGGCCCGAGCCCTCCACATGCTGTGGGTGAACATCCTGGGCCCCTGGTTTATGGCAGACAGCCCGTCGGCCCCGGAGGAAGTGAACGAGAAGAAGCAGAGAAGACAAGAGCGCAGACAGATGAAGAGATTCTGA
- the tmem208 gene encoding transmembrane protein 208 isoform X2, whose protein sequence is MAPKGKVGTKGKKQIYEENEATLKFYIRVILGANAIYAAINFLVFYSSSSFSTWLLLVFALAVYVGSYRSMSAMAKPAFADDGALLDGGIDLNMEQGMAEHLKDVILLTAIVQVLSTISSYFWYLWLLAPARALHMLWVNILGPWFMADSPSAPEEVNEKKQRRQERRQMKRF, encoded by the exons ATGGCG CCCAAAGGGAAGGTTGGCACAAAGGGAAAGAAGCAGATCTATGAGGAGAACGAGGCGACTCTAAAGTTCTACATCAGAGTCATCCTAGGAGCCAAT GCAATATACGCCGCCATCAATTTTTTGGTTTTCTACAGTTCGTCATCATTTTCGACATGG ctcctgcttGTGTTCGCCCTGGCCGTGTATGTCGGGAGTTACCGCTCCATGTCGGCCATGGCCAAGCCAGCGTTCGCCGATGACGGAGCTCTCCTGGACGGAGGAATAGACTTGAACATGGAGCAGGGAATGGCTGA GCACCTCAAGGACGTCATCCTGCTCACAGCCATAGTGCAAGTGCTCAGCACCATCTCCTCTTATTTCTGGTATCTTTGGCTTCTG GCCCCGGCCCGAGCCCTCCACATGCTGTGGGTGAACATCCTGGGCCCCTGGTTTATGGCAGACAGCCCGTCGGCCCCGGAGGAAGTGAACGAGAAGAAGCAGAGAAGACAAGAGCGCAGACAGATGAAGAGATTCTGA
- the tmem208 gene encoding transmembrane protein 208 isoform X3, giving the protein MSAMAKPAFADDGALLDGGIDLNMEQGMAEHLKDVILLTAIVQVLSTISSYFWYLWLLAPARALHMLWVNILGPWFMADSPSAPEEVNEKKQRRQERRQMKRF; this is encoded by the exons ATGTCGGCCATGGCCAAGCCAGCGTTCGCCGATGACGGAGCTCTCCTGGACGGAGGAATAGACTTGAACATGGAGCAGGGAATGGCTGA GCACCTCAAGGACGTCATCCTGCTCACAGCCATAGTGCAAGTGCTCAGCACCATCTCCTCTTATTTCTGGTATCTTTGGCTTCTG GCCCCGGCCCGAGCCCTCCACATGCTGTGGGTGAACATCCTGGGCCCCTGGTTTATGGCAGACAGCCCGTCGGCCCCGGAGGAAGTGAACGAGAAGAAGCAGAGAAGACAAGAGCGCAGACAGATGAAGAGATTCTGA
- the LOC119198291 gene encoding mothers against decapentaplegic homolog 6-like, with product MFKSKRSGLVRRLWRSRLVTESDGRDGGRRGEEGRNGPCGRHPGKLRRHEQRSVTHADPFPGPTGEAGDLTESAEREEEEQPEDDRGAMCTPEPRGSRRGQQGDARTVTCCLFGEWDLRPRSPYWAPRKDAGGACQCAPRHAALEEELASTAHAFLKRLKERSLDALVKAVETKGGMPSECVMVPSTELRLGARHVPPQWLVSKVYRWSDLPPSARLKTLGQCQSFGAVDGAKVCCNPYHYSRLCGPDSPPPPYSLSRLDEHKPLDSTLSYTEAVPPLPPPAPHVSSRDYADTGTSVGSSASGGHRSHWCSVAYWEQRTRVGRLYPAYEPSLNIFYDLPQGTGLCLGQLHANAYHSRRDDPGSHGRPPAPAHGSGGGVQQIRSKIGHGIALSREPDGVWLYNRSQHPVFVHSATLDPPRARGLSVERVMPGFSLKVFDYERSSWMAERGVKPECQEGPWDPHSVRISFAKGWGPCYSRQFITSCPCWLEVLLNNHR from the exons ATGTTCAAGTCGAAACGCTCAGGTCTTGTACGGCGACTCTGGAGAAGCCGTCTGGTCACCGAGAGCGACGGACGGGATGGAGGCAGACGAGGTGAGGAAGGACGGAACGGCCCGTGCGGCAGACACCCGGGAAAGCTGCGCAGACACGAGCAGCGGTCGGTGACGCACGCCGACCCGTTTCCGGGACCCACGGGGGAGGCTGGAGACCTCACGGAGAGCGccgagagggaggaagaggagcagccgGAGGATGACCGGGGCGCCATGTGCACTCCGGAGCCGAGGGGCTCCCGGCGGGGACAGCAGGGCGACGCCAGGACGGTGACGTGTTGTTTGTTCGGGGAATGGGACCTCAGACCCCGGAGCCCTTATTGGGCCCCGCGGAAAGACGCAGGGGGCGCTTGTCAGTGCGCCCCGAGGCACGCGGCGCTGGAGGAGGAACTCGCGAGCACCGCGCACGCTTTTTTGAAAAGACTCAAGGAGAGATCTCTGGATGCCTTGGTGAAGGCCGTGGAGACCAAAGGAGGGATGCCCAGCGAGTGTGTCATGGTGCCCAGCACCGAGCTGCGGCTCGGGGCGCGTCACGTCCCTCCACAGTGGCTCGTGTCCAAGGTGTACCGCTGGAGCGACCTGCCGCCCTCCGCCCGCCTCAAAACGCTGGGCCAGTGCCAGAGCTTCGGCGCAGTCGACGGCGCAAAGGTGTGCTGCAATCCCTATCACTACAGCCGCCTATGTGGACCAG attcacctcctcccccctactCCCTGTCCCGTTTGGATGAACACAAGCCACTGG ACTCGACTCTGTCTTACACTGAagctgtgccccccctcccgccccctgcGCCTCACGTTTCGTCGAGAGACTACGCTG ACACTGGTACCTCCGTCGGCTCCTCGGCCTCCGGCGGGCACCGCTCTCACTGGTGCAGCGTCGCCTACTGGGAGCAGCGCACGCGCGTGGGTCGCCTCTACCCGGCCTACGAGCCCTCGCTCAACATCTTCTACGACCTACCTCAGGGCACCGGCCTCTGCCTGGGCCAGCTGCACGCCAACGCCTACCACAGTCGCCGCGACGACCCGGGCAGCCACGGacgaccccccgcccccgcccacgggagcggcggcggcgtgcaaCAGATACGCAGTAAGATCGGCCACGGCATCGCGCTGAGCCGGGAGCCCGACGGAGTGTGGCTGTACAACCGCAGCCAGCACCCGGTGTTCGTGCACTCGGCCACCCTGGACCCCCCCAGGGCCCGGGGCCTCAGCGTGGAGAGGGTGATGCCGGGCTTCTCCCTCAAGGTGTTTGACTACGAGCGCTCCAGCTGGATGGCGGAGCGCGGCGTGAAGCCCGAGTGCCAGGAGGGGCCCTGGGACCCCCACAGCGTCCGCATCAGTTTCGCCAAGGGCTGGGGGCCCTGCTACTCCAGACAGTTCATCACCTCCTGCCCGTGCTGGCTGGAGGTGCTGCTCAACAACCACAGATAA